A genomic window from Candidatus Bathyarchaeota archaeon includes:
- a CDS encoding 50S ribosomal protein L18a: MSEVKVYRVSGKINKPNLKTEFSKEIRAIKPEDAVEKVYTLIGSKHRVRRFQMSISKVEEIGLDEIEDLIVKKLTQGAE, encoded by the coding sequence ATGAGTGAAGTAAAAGTATACCGAGTAAGCGGAAAAATCAACAAGCCAAACTTGAAAACCGAGTTCAGCAAAGAAATTCGAGCAATAAAACCCGAAGATGCAGTAGAAAAAGTGTACACTTTAATCGGCAGCAAGCACAGAGTCAGACGTTTTCAGATGTCAATTTCTAAAGTCGAAGAAATCGGCTTAGACGAAATCGAAGATCTTATAGTGAAAAAGTTGACTCAAGGAGCTGAGTAA
- a CDS encoding translation initiation factor IF-6 — MSLYLFDVFGNASIGIYCLANDRIAILPPQVPEPKREKFAEWMNVKVVATTIGKSLINGALACSNSNGVILPYFVADDEIDAIKSVVSDINIAVMDTKRTAYGNMVLANDKGAIVDSRLESDVIAKISDNLGVEVVRGDIAGLPYVGSLATATNKGVLAHPLIKENEQKILSDVLKVPVDLGTVNCGIPYVATGLIGNIYGAVAGLLTTGPEMFIIGQALDVVE, encoded by the coding sequence TTGTCATTATATCTTTTTGATGTTTTTGGTAACGCAAGTATTGGAATTTATTGTCTTGCAAACGATCGCATAGCAATTCTTCCTCCTCAGGTTCCTGAACCTAAACGGGAAAAATTTGCTGAATGGATGAATGTAAAGGTCGTTGCAACTACAATTGGTAAATCTTTGATTAATGGTGCTTTAGCCTGTTCTAACTCCAATGGAGTTATTCTTCCTTATTTTGTAGCTGACGACGAAATTGACGCAATCAAATCTGTTGTTTCAGACATTAACATAGCAGTTATGGACACCAAAAGGACAGCTTACGGCAACATGGTTTTGGCTAACGACAAAGGAGCCATTGTTGATTCTAGGCTGGAATCAGATGTTATTGCTAAGATTTCTGACAATTTAGGTGTTGAAGTTGTTCGGGGAGACATTGCGGGGTTGCCTTATGTTGGTTCCCTTGCTACGGCAACAAATAAAGGGGTGCTGGCGCATCCTTTGATAAAGGAAAATGAACAGAAAATCTTAAGTGATGTATTGAAGGTTCCGGTTGATTTGGGAACAGTAAACTGTGGAATCCCGTACGTCGCTACTGGCCTGATAGGTAACATTTATGGGGCAGTAGCGGGGTTGTTGACTACTGGACCTGAAATGTTCATAATTGGACAAGCCCTTGATGTGGTGGAATAA
- a CDS encoding 50S ribosomal protein L31e: protein MEEEFIEAKKSSKKVKKEDLDEDIVEERFYTIPLRNAWISPRKKRAPKAARIVRKFVAKHMKVSAEAVDEDEEPERVVIDNEVNEKLWSRGIEKPPRKIRVRVVKDNEGVVTVLLAEGD, encoded by the coding sequence ATGGAAGAGGAGTTCATAGAAGCAAAAAAGAGCTCCAAGAAAGTGAAAAAAGAAGACCTAGACGAAGACATTGTTGAAGAAAGGTTTTATACAATTCCTTTGCGTAATGCTTGGATTAGTCCAAGAAAGAAACGTGCTCCAAAAGCAGCAAGAATTGTGCGAAAGTTTGTTGCCAAGCACATGAAGGTTAGTGCCGAAGCTGTTGACGAGGACGAAGAGCCTGAAAGGGTCGTTATCGATAATGAAGTTAATGAAAAACTTTGGAGTCGAGGAATCGAAAAACCTCCAAGAAAAATACGCGTTCGTGTTGTTAAAGACAATGAAGGAGTAGTGACGGTTCTTCTCGCAGAAGGAGACTAA
- a CDS encoding 50S ribosomal protein L39e → MARNKPTAKKLRLAKAGKESKAVPTWVIAKTGGQVRSNPKRRRWRQRKIKA, encoded by the coding sequence ATGGCACGAAACAAACCAACTGCCAAAAAATTGAGACTTGCCAAGGCTGGAAAAGAAAGTAAAGCTGTTCCAACTTGGGTTATTGCCAAAACTGGCGGTCAAGTTCGATCAAATCCCAAGCGGAGACGCTGGAGACAAAGAAAGATTAAAGCTTGA
- a CDS encoding DNA-binding protein gives MVSEEELDSLRKRRMHELQQRMEAEQQQAQAQQNLENQKQALLRRILTPEARSRLTNLNMVKPEFTEQLEIQLIQLAQAGRVKLPITDEQLKELLVRLQSGKRDYTIRRV, from the coding sequence ATAGTGAGTGAAGAAGAACTTGATTCTCTCAGGAAACGACGAATGCATGAGCTCCAGCAAAGAATGGAAGCAGAACAACAGCAAGCTCAGGCTCAACAAAATCTTGAGAACCAAAAACAAGCTCTTCTCCGCCGAATATTAACCCCTGAAGCGAGGAGCCGCCTCACAAACTTGAACATGGTTAAACCCGAGTTCACTGAGCAACTTGAAATACAGTTGATTCAGTTAGCCCAGGCGGGACGCGTAAAGTTGCCCATAACTGATGAACAACTAAAAGAGCTACTAGTGAGGCTTCAGTCAGGAAAAAGAGATTACACGATTAGGAGAGTATAA
- a CDS encoding 30S ribosomal protein S19e — translation MPTPYDIPASVLIERLAKHLKDEVDVITPPEWASFAKTGVYNQRSPTNPDWWFVRVASVMRKIYVKGPIGVELLRQEYGGRQDNGARPEHASKGSGSIVRTAIHQLQKAGLVKTQRTEGRIVTSEGRRLLDRLSTQIKSELEKAQPELAKY, via the coding sequence TTGCCGACACCGTATGATATTCCAGCATCTGTTCTCATAGAGAGATTAGCCAAGCATCTAAAAGATGAAGTAGATGTAATAACTCCACCAGAATGGGCGAGCTTTGCCAAAACTGGTGTTTATAATCAAAGGTCACCTACTAACCCTGATTGGTGGTTTGTCAGGGTTGCCTCCGTTATGCGTAAAATTTACGTGAAAGGTCCCATCGGCGTTGAATTACTTCGCCAAGAATACGGCGGCAGACAAGACAACGGAGCAAGACCCGAACATGCCAGCAAAGGAAGCGGTTCCATTGTGCGAACTGCAATTCATCAGCTTCAAAAAGCAGGTCTAGTAAAGACTCAACGAACAGAAGGACGCATAGTAACAAGTGAAGGAAGACGCCTGCTTGACAGGTTGTCAACCCAAATAAAAAGTGAACTAGAAAAAGCTCAACCTGAACTCGCAAAATATTAG
- a CDS encoding YhbY family RNA-binding protein, which produces MLTPKMIRRIKSALSAEKPTVRIGKEGATAEIVGEVEKQLKAREIIKVKILKTALHEQEALEAKNIASTVAQQAEAELVDVRGHTFMLYKSKKKR; this is translated from the coding sequence ATGTTAACGCCAAAAATGATAAGAAGAATAAAAAGTGCACTTAGCGCAGAAAAACCCACCGTGCGCATAGGAAAAGAAGGTGCCACAGCCGAGATAGTTGGTGAGGTAGAAAAACAGCTTAAGGCCAGAGAAATTATTAAAGTAAAAATTCTTAAAACCGCCTTGCATGAACAGGAAGCACTAGAAGCAAAAAACATTGCCTCAACAGTTGCCCAACAAGCTGAAGCAGAGCTGGTTGATGTGCGTGGTCACACCTTTATGTTGTATAAAAGCAAGAAAAAACGTTAA
- a CDS encoding ribonuclease P, translating into MRGLRMISVKQIALQRVHILFGLAKQVAHENPELAQRYVRLARKVAMRARLRLPREYRFLVCRKCKSFILPGVNCRTRIQSRREPHIVITCLNCGRITRIPIKGRKTQC; encoded by the coding sequence ATGCGGGGTTTGCGTATGATTTCTGTTAAACAGATTGCTTTGCAGCGGGTTCACATACTATTTGGTTTAGCAAAGCAAGTGGCTCATGAAAACCCGGAATTAGCTCAACGTTATGTTCGGTTGGCTCGTAAAGTTGCTATGCGGGCTCGTTTGCGTTTGCCTAGAGAATACAGGTTTTTGGTTTGCAGAAAATGTAAAAGCTTTATCTTACCTGGTGTAAACTGTCGTACCAGAATACAATCGAGAAGGGAACCTCACATAGTAATTACCTGCTTAAATTGTGGCAGAATTACTCGTATCCCGATTAAAGGAAGAAAAACCCAATGTTAA
- a CDS encoding ABC transporter permease — protein MPKLSYRVFKIWQRNKDVFMRTYKTNFLPSLLEPILYLLAFGLGLGGFVDTINGTPYVNFIAPAIVTMSMMFSSFYECTYASFVRMYFQKTFDAIIATPVNIEEVITGEILWGATKSLINSSIVLAVITAAGLVSSPLFLLIPLVAFLVGFLFASIAMCFTAIVPNIDAFNYPTFLFITPMSLLSGTFFPLTAMPQIVQTAAHVVFPLTNAVTITRALTLGNIETTILFSLAWMLIIAPIFFILAINLMKKRLIK, from the coding sequence ATGCCTAAGCTGTCGTATCGTGTTTTCAAAATATGGCAAAGAAACAAAGACGTCTTCATGAGAACTTACAAAACCAATTTTCTTCCTTCTCTGTTGGAGCCAATTCTTTACTTATTGGCTTTTGGTTTGGGTCTTGGCGGATTTGTTGATACAATCAACGGAACGCCTTATGTGAACTTCATTGCCCCAGCTATAGTTACAATGTCCATGATGTTTTCATCATTTTATGAATGCACATATGCGTCTTTTGTCAGGATGTATTTCCAAAAAACTTTCGACGCCATAATCGCAACTCCAGTAAACATCGAAGAAGTAATCACCGGAGAAATCCTATGGGGCGCCACAAAAAGCCTGATTAACTCATCCATAGTTTTGGCAGTCATAACCGCGGCAGGTTTAGTTTCTTCACCCCTGTTTTTGCTTATTCCCTTAGTCGCCTTTCTGGTTGGATTCTTGTTTGCATCCATCGCCATGTGCTTCACAGCAATAGTTCCCAACATTGACGCCTTCAATTATCCCACCTTTTTGTTCATAACCCCCATGTCATTGCTAAGCGGAACCTTTTTCCCCTTAACAGCAATGCCCCAAATCGTTCAAACAGCCGCCCATGTGGTGTTTCCTCTAACCAATGCAGTAACCATAACCCGAGCCCTAACCTTAGGAAACATCGAAACAACAATACTATTCAGCCTAGCATGGATGCTAATAATAGCCCCAATCTTCTTCATACTCGCCATAAATCTCATGAAAAAAAGACTGATTAAATAA
- a CDS encoding ATP-binding cassette domain-containing protein — translation MSEVLVKATKLTKKFGDLVAVDAVDFEIFKGENFGFLGPNGAGKTTTMNMIQGVSPLTGGELTVAGKDITNDSREIKYMIGVAPQEDNLDPDFTVFENLLVYARYYDIPRQKAKTKAEELLKFMQLEEKRDVIMTALSGGMKRRLILARAMMNDPQILILDEPTTGLDPQARHLIWSKIKELQKQGVTVILTTHYMDEAAQLCDRILIMDHGKIIEKGKPAELVEKHVGYEVLETLHSEESMQCLKEAFPDARIDIVNDKIQLFANNPRGVLSETLEKISFKGGIIRDSNLEDVFLKLAGRSLKD, via the coding sequence ATGAGTGAAGTATTGGTTAAAGCTACCAAGCTAACTAAAAAATTTGGTGACCTTGTAGCAGTGGATGCTGTGGATTTCGAAATCTTCAAAGGGGAAAATTTTGGTTTTCTGGGACCTAACGGTGCAGGCAAAACTACTACCATGAATATGATACAAGGAGTTTCGCCCTTAACTGGTGGAGAATTAACCGTCGCCGGAAAGGACATTACCAACGACTCCAGAGAAATAAAATACATGATCGGAGTTGCACCTCAAGAAGACAACTTGGACCCTGACTTTACTGTTTTTGAGAACCTGCTGGTTTATGCCCGATACTACGATATTCCTCGACAAAAGGCAAAAACCAAAGCCGAAGAGCTCCTTAAGTTCATGCAACTAGAAGAAAAACGGGATGTTATCATGACAGCGTTGTCAGGAGGAATGAAACGCAGGCTAATTCTGGCAAGAGCCATGATGAACGACCCCCAAATCTTAATCCTTGATGAGCCAACAACAGGTTTGGATCCCCAGGCTCGGCATCTTATTTGGTCTAAAATTAAAGAGTTGCAAAAACAGGGGGTCACTGTTATTCTTACTACCCACTACATGGATGAAGCAGCCCAACTATGTGACCGAATCCTCATAATGGACCACGGAAAAATCATAGAAAAGGGCAAACCCGCAGAGCTTGTGGAAAAACATGTGGGTTACGAAGTTTTGGAAACTTTGCACAGCGAAGAATCCATGCAATGCTTAAAAGAGGCTTTTCCAGATGCGCGAATTGATATCGTAAACGACAAAATTCAGTTGTTTGCAAACAATCCCCGAGGAGTTTTATCAGAAACTCTTGAAAAAATTTCCTTCAAGGGCGGAATAATTCGGGACAGTAACCTTGAAGATGTTTTTTTGAAACTAGCAGGAAGGAGCTTGAAAGACTAA
- a CDS encoding 16S rRNA methyltransferase codes for MLTFILAEAALETIPKKIWNHPSVERHGKRQKKNSGQLLLDRSLHHAAMLKLENNLKRGRPDIAHFVLLETLGSPLNKAGSLRVFIHTYNDYVIKVNPETRLPKNYNRFVGLIEQLFQQKKVPQEGKALLVLEQKTLPQLVAEIKPDYILGFSRKGEPKTIETAVSCLSSKQNPAVVVGGFAHDHFSKTTTQLIDETVCVDSEMLETWTITSRLIYEYERFLSLPTKRLNCQR; via the coding sequence TTGCTCACGTTTATATTAGCAGAAGCAGCATTAGAAACAATTCCCAAAAAAATTTGGAACCACCCTTCAGTCGAGCGCCACGGCAAACGTCAAAAAAAAAATTCAGGACAACTTCTGTTAGATAGGTCTCTTCACCATGCAGCCATGCTCAAGCTTGAAAATAACTTGAAACGGGGGCGCCCAGACATTGCCCATTTTGTTTTGCTTGAAACATTAGGTTCTCCACTAAATAAGGCAGGTAGTCTTCGAGTTTTTATTCATACATACAATGATTATGTTATCAAGGTTAATCCAGAAACTAGGTTGCCCAAAAACTACAACAGATTTGTTGGATTAATCGAGCAACTGTTTCAACAAAAAAAAGTCCCTCAAGAAGGAAAAGCCTTACTTGTCTTGGAACAAAAAACGTTGCCTCAACTGGTTGCAGAAATTAAACCTGATTATATTTTGGGATTTAGCAGGAAAGGGGAACCAAAAACCATTGAAACTGCAGTTTCATGTCTTAGTTCTAAACAGAATCCCGCAGTTGTTGTGGGCGGGTTTGCTCATGACCATTTTTCCAAGACTACTACACAGCTTATTGATGAAACAGTTTGTGTGGATTCTGAGATGTTGGAAACATGGACAATAACATCTAGGTTAATCTATGAATACGAACGTTTCCTTTCGCTACCAACCAAGCGGCTGAACTGTCAAAGATAA
- a CDS encoding matrixin family metalloprotease: MLVLDFCGQTNAQSEHTIEIRGNTWSDTTFRVAIIPQENQSWWEPTYLDAALHGVAQWNDAIKDFSSQYPEFGYLSRITLIPIVTTEAVSGFDIYIGWIAECEMESTIGQTRLLANKPCTIINSTVCLAAKAPSGHVMTEIDMQNIVVHELGHTFGLGHCSYSEDAMYAVVQYRETVKPLSTLDLYAVSQIFVWMNVSAQFSSSSQCPEQSTLSLPSNIAYSNFQIAEENLPTYYPKGFIEKALELFLRPEILIVLTIGVMLLLGATVLSKKQESNHSANDQKL; encoded by the coding sequence TTGCTTGTGCTTGATTTTTGCGGGCAAACTAATGCCCAATCAGAACACACAATAGAAATACGAGGGAATACGTGGTCAGACACAACATTCAGAGTGGCCATAATTCCGCAGGAAAACCAATCATGGTGGGAACCCACGTACCTTGATGCTGCTCTTCACGGGGTCGCCCAGTGGAATGATGCAATTAAAGATTTTTCATCCCAATATCCAGAATTTGGATATTTGTCTAGAATCACTTTGATTCCAATAGTAACAACTGAAGCAGTTTCAGGGTTTGACATATACATCGGGTGGATTGCTGAATGTGAAATGGAATCAACAATTGGGCAAACAAGACTTCTTGCTAATAAGCCATGCACCATAATTAACAGCACGGTTTGCCTTGCAGCAAAAGCACCTAGCGGTCATGTTATGACAGAGATCGACATGCAAAACATTGTTGTTCATGAATTAGGGCACACTTTTGGTCTAGGTCACTGCAGTTATTCTGAAGATGCCATGTACGCTGTTGTCCAATATCGTGAAACTGTTAAACCGCTTTCAACCCTTGATTTATATGCTGTTTCTCAAATTTTTGTCTGGATGAACGTCTCCGCACAGTTTAGTTCCTCAAGCCAGTGCCCCGAACAGTCTACGTTGAGTTTGCCGTCAAACATCGCTTACAGTAATTTTCAAATTGCAGAAGAAAACCTTCCTACATATTATCCCAAAGGTTTCATTGAAAAAGCGTTGGAACTATTTTTGCGTCCAGAAATTTTGATTGTATTGACAATTGGAGTTATGTTGTTATTGGGTGCAACAGTATTGAGTAAAAAACAAGAAAGTAATCATTCAGCTAATGATCAAAAATTATAA